A single window of Candoia aspera isolate rCanAsp1 chromosome 3, rCanAsp1.hap2, whole genome shotgun sequence DNA harbors:
- the LOC134493241 gene encoding ubiquinol-cytochrome c reductase complex assembly factor 2, with protein sequence MASARYRRFLKLCEEWPVEETKRGRDLGAVVRQRVMQAFREGENTQIADPVTCDEIFESLVKIHTNYYRNKYPRLRDTNFSGVPVEECKLVLATEQLKQLEEGKFGRLKRLREKFSAKHHKEDSK encoded by the exons ATGGCGTCGGCGCGTTACCGGCGCTTCTTGAAGCTCTGCGAGGAGTGGCCCGTGGAGGAGACGAAGCGCGGGCGCGATTTGGGCGCCGTGGTGCGGCAGAGGGTGATGCAAGCCTTCCGAGAAGGAGAGAACACCCAG ATTGCCGACCCAGTGACTTGTGATGAAATCTTTGAAAGTTTAGTCAAAATCCATACTAACTATTATAGAAATAAG tATCCACGTCTGAGAGATACAAACTTCTCTGGAGTGCCAGTGGAGGAATGCAAGTTGGTTCTTGCAACAG AACAACTGAAGCAGCTGGAAGAAGGAAAGTTTGGAAGATTGAAACGGTTACGTGAAAAATTCTCTGCCAAGCATCACAAAGAAGATTCCAAATAA